The following proteins are encoded in a genomic region of Thermodesulfobacteriota bacterium:
- a CDS encoding Fic family protein: MNPLGFVPARGVVQPAAAPDVRRACFVARKLFAEIVYDTAALEDSPYTFPEVQTLLEGITVGGHRLADQSLVLNQAASWRRLIELVGSGRFALDKETFCELHALVAREEALTWGVFRDGAVRIAGSRHEPPPAAALDELFAGGLAELDRITCPFLKGINFFLFGSLSQFFFDGNKRTSRLMMNGIIMSAGHPPISVPAAKALEFNRTMLTFYETREGREMAQLLLSLAPVAYLPAMPA, from the coding sequence ATGAATCCCCTGGGCTTTGTGCCGGCACGGGGCGTCGTGCAGCCGGCGGCGGCGCCGGATGTGCGGCGGGCCTGCTTCGTGGCCCGCAAGCTTTTTGCCGAGATCGTCTACGACACTGCGGCGCTGGAAGACAGCCCGTACACCTTCCCGGAGGTGCAGACCCTGCTGGAGGGGATCACCGTGGGGGGACACCGGCTGGCGGATCAGAGCCTGGTGCTCAACCAGGCCGCCAGCTGGCGGCGGCTTATCGAGCTGGTGGGGTCGGGCCGCTTCGCTCTCGACAAGGAGACCTTCTGCGAGCTGCACGCCCTGGTGGCCCGGGAGGAGGCCTTGACCTGGGGGGTGTTCCGGGACGGGGCGGTGCGGATTGCGGGCAGCCGTCACGAGCCGCCGCCGGCCGCGGCCCTGGACGAGCTGTTTGCTGGCGGGCTGGCGGAGCTTGACCGCATCACCTGTCCGTTCCTCAAGGGCATCAACTTCTTCCTCTTCGGGTCCCTGTCGCAGTTCTTTTTCGACGGCAACAAGCGGACATCGCGCCTGATGATGAACGGAATCATCATGTCGGCCGGCCATCCACCCATCAGTGTGCCGGCGGCCAAGGCCCTGGAATTCAACCGGACGATGCTCACCTTCTACGAGACCAGGGAGGGTCGCGAGATGGCCCAGCTCCTGCTGAGCCTGGCACCGGTGGCCTACCTGCCCGCCATGCCGGCCTGA